The Vanessa atalanta chromosome 24, ilVanAtal1.2, whole genome shotgun sequence genome has a segment encoding these proteins:
- the LOC125073386 gene encoding dynein light chain roadblock-type 2-like, which yields MATEVEETIKRIQAHKGVIGVVIVNHEGIPIKSSLDNATSVLYAGLIGQLTEKAKNVVREMDSTNELTFLRARSRRHEILIAPDREFILIVIQNTSD from the exons atg GCGACAGAAGTAGAGGAAACTATCAAAAGAATTCAAGCCCACAAAGGTGTAATCGGTGTCGTCATCGTAAATCACGAAG GCATTCCAATTAAGAGTTCTTTGGATAACGCGACTTCTGTTCTATATGCTGGATTGATCGGTCAACTTACAGAAAAAGCTAAAAATGTTGTCCGTGAAATG GATTCTACAAATGAGCTTACATTTTTAAGAGCGAGAAGTAGAAGGCACGAGATATTGATTGCACCGGATCGGGAATTCATATTAATAGTCATTCAGAACACATCAGACTAg
- the LOC125073335 gene encoding guanine nucleotide exchange factor rei-2-like — MSDSAAECSETLDPRVQIELERLNTATDEINRLEVELDEARLAFRRLLAEGHLRIQQLTKKLGTSVHKARPYYEGRFRANITSQELQTANLAYDKANSAHAAAREMVYLAEQGLARLAEGSGGLTLDPAWQEMLNHATHRVNQAESDRACATVTQRSKAATHRAAATLVQQLQNGLKRHIAKSRPYFEEKARINAALEAQKARIQTLEEQVAEAKQKYSTALRNLERISDEIHRHRSRRQSAKNDIDRSTITDTASESNASETLEELCAHNNDEHVREWLRRVDRSDPDTWTEIDLDYSSPEEISFEKCSLRPRSSPDKSPPSPPSCRASAASPRRIIPRARDARDARDAALRAHLRHGRRPSLDALLHDTGEKVKEMFQGLSLFGERRGSGSAPRSPRARRSPAPDAASSASDERYSDSDSLASVEMLTDDQIASLMLDAQLEAVCERLAGVSRSPHSPEARF; from the exons ATGAGCGATAGTGCCGCTGAATGCTCTGAAACACTAGATCCTCGAGTACAG ATTGAGTTAGAGAGGCTTAATACAGCAACAGATGAAATAAATAGACTCGAAGTTGAGTTAGACGAGGCACGTCTTGCCTTCCGTCGACTTCTCGCAGAAGGCCATCTGCGAATACAGCAACTAACAAAGAAACTTGGCACAAGTGTACACAAAGCACGTCCTTACTATGAAGGTAGATTTCGAGCTAATATT ACCTCGCAAGAGCTGCAAACAGCCAACCTTGCGTATGACAAAGCGAACAGCGCCCATGCCGCGGCTCGTGAAATGGTCTACTTGGCAGAGCAAGGCTTGGCGAGACTCGCGGAAGGTTCAGGTGGTCTCACACTCGATCCCGCGTGGCAGGAGATGCTCAATCACGCAACACATCGTGTTAACCAG gcagAGTCAGACCGTGCGTGTGCCACGGTGACGCAGCGGTCTAAAGCCGCGACACACAGGGCGGCCGCTACGCTAGTCCAGCAGCTACAGAATGGCTTAAAACGACACATAGCCAAGTCACG ACCGTACTTTGAAGAGAAAGCTCGTATAAACGCCGCACTGGAAGCTCAGAAGGCAAGGATCCAGACTTTGGAGGAGCAAGTCGCGGAAGCTAAGCAAAAGTATTCAACAGCTCTCAGAAACTTGgagagaatatctgatgaaataCATCGACATAGATCTAGAAGACAGTCGGCAAAGAATG ACATCGATCGCTCAACAATAACGGACACTGCGAGCGAGTCCAACGCGAGCGAGACGCTGGAGGAGCTGTGTGCGCACAACAACGACGAGCACGTGCGCGAGTGGCTGCGCAGGGTGGACCGCAGCGACCCCGACACCTGGACCGAGATCGACCTCGACTACTCCAGCCCCGAGGAG ATAAGTTTCGAAAAGTGCTCGCTCCGGCCGCGCTCGTCGCCCGACAAGTCCCCCCCCAGCCCGCCGTCGTGCCGCGCGTCGGCCGCGTCCCCGCGCCGCATCATCCCGCGCGCCCGCGACGCGCGCGACGCCCGCGACGCCGCGCTGCGCGCGCACCTGCGCCACGGCCGCCGGCCCAGCCTCGACGCGCTGCTGCACGACACCGGCGAGAAGGTCAAGGAGATGTTCCAGG GGCTGTCGCTGTTCGGCGAGCGGCGTGGCTCAGGCTCGGCGCCGCGCagcccgcgcgcgcgccgctcGCCCGCGCCCGACGCCGCGTCCTCCGCCTCCGACGAGCGCTACTCCGACTCCGACAGCCTGGCCAG CGTGGAGATGCTGACGGACGACCAGATCGCGTCGCTGATGCTGGACGCGCAGCTGGAGGCGGTGTGCGAGCGGCTGGCCGGCGTGTCGCGCTCGCCGCACTCGCCCGAGGCGCGCTTTTGA